DNA sequence from the Chrysiogenia bacterium genome:
CTCTGGGGCGCGCCCGGCAGGTGCTGGGCGAGCAGCTCGCCGCGCGTTGCGAGCTGGTGCAGGCCAATTTCGAAGACGCCCCGCGGGTGCTGGGCGAGCTTGGCATCGAAGCGGTCGACGGCATCGCCATGGACCTTGGCATCTCCAGCGACCAGCTCGACGATCCCGCGCGCGGGTTCTCGTTCGAGGAGGGCAGCGCCCTCGACATGCGCATGGACCAGAGCGAGGGCCCCTCGGCCAAAGATCTTGTAAACAGCCTCGGTGAGGCAGAGCTCACGCGCATCCTTCGCGACTATGGCGAAGAACCCAAGGCCCGCGCCTTGGCGCGCCGTATCGTCGAAGCACGTCCCATCGAGGACGCCGCGCAGCTCGCCAAGCTCGCCGAGGGACTCTACCGCGGCCACTCGCGCGTGCACCCGGCGACGCGGATGTTTCAGGCGCTGCGCATTGCCGTCAACGACGAGCTCGGCGCCCTTGAGCGCGCGCTCGAAGAACTGCCGACCTCTCTGGCCCCCGGCGGCCGCATGGTGGTGGTGAGCTTCCACTCGCTCGAAGATCGGCTCGTAAAGCGCCGCTTCGTCGCGCTCGCCGCCGTCGAAAAAGATCCCATTACCGGCCAGCCCGTGCACGCGCCCCACTACCGGGTGATCACGCGCAAGCCGCTCACCCCCGGCGAGGAAGAGCTCGCCGCCAATCCCCGCTCGCGCAGCGCCAAGCTCCGCGTGCTTGAGAGGAGCGCCGCCTGATGGCTACCAGCGTCAGCATCAG
Encoded proteins:
- the rsmH gene encoding 16S rRNA (cytosine(1402)-N(4))-methyltransferase RsmH — translated: LGRARQVLGEQLAARCELVQANFEDAPRVLGELGIEAVDGIAMDLGISSDQLDDPARGFSFEEGSALDMRMDQSEGPSAKDLVNSLGEAELTRILRDYGEEPKARALARRIVEARPIEDAAQLAKLAEGLYRGHSRVHPATRMFQALRIAVNDELGALERALEELPTSLAPGGRMVVVSFHSLEDRLVKRRFVALAAVEKDPITGQPVHAPHYRVITRKPLTPGEEELAANPRSRSAKLRVLERSAA